In Acidianus brierleyi, one genomic interval encodes:
- a CDS encoding ATP-binding protein, whose product MLLIFFDERPKETRENLYDRDEELSLLQSAISEPIVPLTGIRRIGKTSILKVFLNNINLPYALIDARISLSSYRALYTIFSDILSQINRKKSIKSILQHFSGISILGVNISLSWDPKERASILLKVFILG is encoded by the coding sequence GTGTTATTAATTTTCTTCGATGAAAGGCCTAAGGAAACTAGGGAAAATTTATACGATAGAGATGAGGAGCTAAGTTTATTACAATCTGCAATTTCTGAGCCAATAGTTCCCCTTACTGGAATAAGAAGAATAGGTAAAACCTCTATTCTGAAAGTTTTCTTAAATAACATAAATTTACCTTATGCTCTAATTGACGCAAGAATTTCACTTTCTTCTTATAGAGCTCTTTATACAATATTTTCTGACATACTTTCTCAGATAAATAGAAAAAAATCAATAAAATCCATCTTACAACACTTTAGTGGAATTTCAATCTTAGGTGTAAATATATCTTTGTCTTGGGATCCTAAAGAAAGAGCTTCAATATTGTTAAAAGTGTTTATCTTAGGTTGA
- a CDS encoding glycosyltransferase yields MWKETQFFKEYGNFHAKASIIIPVRGIDVNIENNVKSLLSQDYPDEYEVIYVVDKGDSVKNILTKYNVKIVITDYYCEKCSGKIKAQITGLKYAKGDVIVFGDSDTYYPRYWLKELVSPLGEYMASTTFSFAKPFKITLRNLIRAGFWTLAFESQAVGGTFLWGGSMAFKKDFFTSYVIDELSNEWCDDCTLTRIVKRRGGKIAFVGRAEPLNVYDERNLIKWAKRQVITVRVYSPKGAKAYLLFGPLMFIILLSFIFTLNIVFITPFILWIIKNIIRMRKKDSILPALMSVIGIFFAWIVLVISWRENKIVWRDNVYNINLS; encoded by the coding sequence ATGTGGAAGGAAACACAGTTCTTTAAAGAATACGGTAACTTTCATGCAAAGGCTTCAATTATTATCCCAGTAAGAGGTATAGACGTTAATATAGAAAACAATGTGAAATCTCTTCTTTCTCAAGATTATCCAGATGAATATGAAGTAATTTATGTTGTTGATAAAGGAGATAGTGTAAAAAATATTTTAACTAAATATAATGTAAAGATAGTAATTACGGATTATTATTGTGAGAAATGTAGTGGAAAGATTAAAGCGCAAATAACTGGACTGAAGTATGCAAAAGGCGACGTTATAGTCTTTGGAGATTCAGATACTTATTATCCTAGATACTGGTTGAAAGAACTAGTCTCTCCATTAGGAGAATATATGGCATCTACTACTTTTTCGTTCGCTAAGCCATTTAAAATTACTCTAAGAAATCTTATAAGAGCAGGATTCTGGACCTTAGCCTTCGAGTCTCAAGCTGTAGGAGGAACTTTTCTCTGGGGAGGGTCTATGGCATTTAAAAAAGATTTTTTTACATCATATGTTATAGACGAGCTATCAAATGAATGGTGCGATGATTGCACATTAACAAGGATTGTTAAAAGAAGAGGAGGAAAAATAGCATTTGTAGGTAGAGCTGAACCTCTGAATGTGTACGATGAAAGGAACTTAATAAAATGGGCTAAAAGACAAGTAATAACAGTAAGAGTTTACTCACCGAAAGGCGCAAAGGCTTATTTATTATTTGGACCCTTAATGTTTATTATTTTGCTGTCATTTATTTTTACTTTGAATATAGTGTTTATCACTCCATTTATACTATGGATTATTAAAAACATTATAAGGATGAGGAAGAAAGATTCCATATTACCAGCATTAATGTCTGTTATTGGGATTTTCTTTGCCTGGATAGTTCTAGTTATAAGTTGGAGGGAAAACAAGATAGTTTGGAGAGATAATGTATATAATATAAATTTAAGTTAG
- a CDS encoding MFS transporter — protein sequence MGEEELLKKMDLNSTTKIYWSLTILATIGGFLFGYDTADIGTALDLIPYHLSAFALGYLVAGASLGAAIGAIIAGPLTDKYGRKSILLVDALIYAIGAIVSAITINANMLLIARTFIGLAVGADSAIATAYIAEYAPKDKRGSLEMLQEWMITAAQTISYIIGFFILFEFPLIAYNIDWRIILGIAAIPAIIGLIYRMKMPESPRWLLIKGKFDKLKETLNTLGIKNVSNDELYTIANEIKNDKPKLTPGVKRALLVAGLWMMFQQITGVNSYGDFHEQHS from the coding sequence ATGGGAGAAGAAGAATTATTGAAGAAAATGGATTTAAACTCTACAACAAAGATTTATTGGTCACTAACAATATTAGCTACTATAGGAGGATTCCTGTTTGGATATGATACTGCAGACATAGGTACTGCGTTAGATCTAATTCCATACCATTTGTCAGCGTTTGCCTTAGGTTATCTAGTAGCTGGAGCGTCATTAGGTGCTGCAATAGGGGCTATAATTGCTGGACCGCTCACAGACAAGTACGGAAGAAAATCAATTTTACTTGTGGACGCTTTGATTTATGCAATTGGAGCAATAGTTTCAGCAATTACTATTAATGCAAATATGTTACTCATAGCTAGGACATTTATAGGACTAGCTGTAGGTGCAGACTCGGCTATTGCTACGGCATACATTGCCGAGTACGCTCCTAAAGATAAGCGAGGTAGCCTTGAAATGTTACAAGAATGGATGATAACTGCAGCTCAAACTATATCCTATATTATAGGATTTTTCATACTATTTGAGTTCCCTTTAATCGCATATAATATTGACTGGAGAATAATACTTGGAATAGCTGCTATACCTGCCATAATAGGCTTAATTTATAGGATGAAAATGCCAGAATCCCCTAGATGGTTACTTATTAAGGGGAAATTCGATAAACTCAAGGAGACATTAAATACTTTAGGAATAAAAAATGTAAGTAATGATGAATTATATACAATAGCTAACGAAATAAAAAACGATAAACCAAAACTAACTCCAGGAGTTAAAAGAGCATTACTAGTTGCAGGATTATGGATGATGTTTCAGCAGATAACAGGAGTGAACTCCTACGGCGATTTTCACGAACAACACTCCTAA
- a CDS encoding IS110 family transposase — protein sequence MERKIKPKVFAIDVGESRLVATKMEINNNTVKEADTREFKYNEEGLKELIKFLEGYEEGIMEATGVYFYHVYNVLRDNGLKVNVINPVQTVEVLGKKTDKNDSIRLAIAYAAGTVKGSYIPTGEMQELREMTRHREGLVERKTQVKNEIRKVLETAGYKLPPFEKKTKEIVRKLATDEKLTDEEIKEYSKLLGRKLTRIEAFILKQLLDLLNIIEEQIKEVENEIMKFLPEEAVELTKIPGIGPISAATIYAELGDVSRFESSKQAASYAGVSPRTKQSGKTEFHNGLIKGNKHLSRVLFLVARSAKNTAQFNGFYQALLKRTSNSKKATLALANKICRIVYHVLKDGEYKGETKKTRYRGGGGEGPQVDPNQVVPSALQAIA from the coding sequence ATGGAAAGGAAGATAAAGCCTAAAGTATTTGCAATAGATGTGGGGGAATCAAGACTTGTTGCAACCAAGATGGAAATAAACAACAACACAGTAAAAGAAGCTGATACGAGAGAATTCAAATACAACGAGGAAGGACTCAAAGAACTTATAAAATTCCTAGAAGGATACGAAGAAGGAATAATGGAAGCAACAGGAGTATACTTCTACCACGTATACAACGTACTGAGAGACAACGGACTAAAAGTAAACGTGATAAACCCTGTCCAAACAGTTGAAGTCCTAGGCAAGAAGACAGACAAGAACGACTCCATAAGACTCGCAATAGCCTACGCTGCAGGCACAGTAAAAGGATCGTACATACCAACGGGAGAAATGCAAGAACTAAGAGAAATGACAAGACACAGAGAAGGACTAGTAGAGAGAAAGACACAAGTAAAGAACGAGATAAGGAAAGTTCTAGAAACAGCAGGATACAAGCTACCTCCCTTCGAAAAGAAGACAAAGGAAATAGTGAGAAAACTAGCCACTGATGAGAAGCTAACTGACGAAGAGATCAAGGAGTACTCCAAATTATTGGGAAGAAAATTAACTAGAATAGAAGCGTTCATCCTAAAACAACTCCTGGACCTACTGAACATTATAGAAGAACAAATTAAGGAAGTGGAGAACGAGATAATGAAGTTCCTACCCGAGGAAGCAGTAGAGTTGACTAAGATACCCGGAATAGGCCCAATCTCTGCAGCCACAATTTACGCTGAGCTTGGAGACGTGAGCAGGTTTGAGTCTTCGAAACAAGCTGCTTCTTATGCTGGAGTTTCTCCAAGGACTAAGCAGAGCGGGAAGACCGAATTTCACAACGGTCTCATCAAGGGGAATAAGCACTTATCCCGCGTTCTATTCCTTGTTGCAAGGTCCGCTAAGAACACGGCCCAATTTAATGGCTTCTATCAAGCCTTGTTGAAGAGGACAAGCAATTCCAAAAAGGCTACATTAGCCTTGGCCAACAAGATATGTAGGATAGTTTATCACGTACTCAAGGATGGGGAATACAAGGGTGAGACTAAGAAGACTAGGTATAGGGGAGGAGGTGGTGAAGGCCCTCAAGTTGACCCCAATCAAGTAGTTCCTTCGGCTCTTCAAGCTATCGCCTAG
- a CDS encoding MFS transporter, whose protein sequence is MPFYYGPYIFAPFFGSSDGLSAIRAGIIATLIISATQTAIVLVALKYIDKIGRKGLGKLGYLGMAIFLAFGGVSVMLFSGIGKVIGLIISFIGFMIFFGLGVGGIGWTIQGEYFPTNIRGTMASLLAFINWTSNFVLIEVFPAWKAAIGLAPVMFSFAGLSIIAEILFLFILPETKGMSVEEIAEMFENMKVK, encoded by the coding sequence ATTCCGTTCTATTACGGTCCATACATATTTGCACCATTTTTTGGATCAAGTGATGGATTATCAGCAATAAGAGCAGGAATAATAGCTACGCTAATAATCTCTGCAACACAGACTGCAATTGTCCTTGTTGCTCTAAAATATATAGATAAGATAGGCAGAAAAGGTTTAGGTAAATTGGGATATTTAGGAATGGCTATTTTCTTAGCTTTTGGTGGTGTTTCAGTAATGTTATTTTCTGGAATAGGAAAAGTAATAGGTCTAATAATAAGCTTTATAGGGTTTATGATATTCTTCGGTCTCGGAGTAGGAGGAATAGGTTGGACCATTCAGGGAGAGTATTTCCCTACAAACATAAGAGGAACAATGGCGTCCCTATTAGCATTCATAAACTGGACCTCTAACTTTGTACTTATAGAAGTTTTTCCTGCATGGAAGGCAGCTATAGGATTGGCTCCAGTAATGTTCAGTTTTGCAGGGCTTTCTATAATAGCTGAAATACTCTTCTTGTTCATTTTACCTGAAACAAAAGGTATGAGCGTTGAAGAAATAGCAGAAATGTTTGAGAACATGAAAGTAAAATAA
- a CDS encoding molybdopterin dinucleotide binding domain-containing protein: MSDKRPSYPRNSKVPLPPVNAEYYTTVCRFCNTGCGYQVYVFPADKAGEPQAGKNALVWNVVDKIYDRNLKDYKADYTAPAPPLGALVGEPWIGEGMVSKTIKRNPNTGVWEEVYIEMVPSPECPANEGNYSPRGGRNAKRIWSTFISDDGSGFAQYWARAKNPMVRFNGSLQAVSWEYAIDVVARVLKYYLDHETYEYPIGPGALQLFVDRVTHGGGQGGGNITTMVASLFFHLAMASPMIRSHYQPTLTMTTAGFIDAAQDPDNSSMLDISIADSIVIWGANEYSTSTVNFIQHMFDNLKGITQTRKKKYFEPGEPIPPTQMAIVEVRNTETVKAAEAAAPNPKEQVLYVQVNPGTDTVLINAVAAYIYSTYPDVVKHFVSLYENAKVYGFKWMSSSYQDYVKEILTSKPLEEILNDASKTTGVPVDTIKRLGDIIAKPKIGTDGKVYYRRTVIEYEKGLIWTINYLPQYALANMCMISGALSGRPGCGCQITGGHQRGYAGPNPPPTPWSDGIRDWISRPSKTIYEEYTKTLYPAVDKYLPIIDSRLISGQGKIFYTFDANPFKLSYNIPKLQQVVNRRAQALSNYINGVSGLGDVSEKVGDTFNVDAVKKTNPEFPTSEEYANLIIDGLNKVSGALFVILQDSYLDQNFLGQYSAHVVLPSAVNNGEMYEMRYNAHERRFRLSEAFHDPPGEAMPDPWIYGMISYRIYQLYEEEGRQSSAQAQRIYKAFNPLWTYLKKYMKPNAPLMEKIPFSHRYEDYDWFNIANDFWVTYVANADTFFGKSGINWPYGWTIIHWSPGWKYMNLKKFKLLRTVGEVLPIVGAEDNPNGGFTVYGVVNLAEPGIHGKFRVEKIIVDPSQSVTVGTITLPLIIRELGYMTLDEVREKFGYDLLPWVINTFYPWPAYFPGYYGYMKEARQKYKYNANNGRWEILWQSCWPDFEVPEIRSRVPYVFIMISKEDADNEGLKNGDIVEVYNDYGTLTGVIWISNTASPGVLFIAMANPHQQAANLITLPNVDPATGNWTFKMTWANIKKIGSLPEIEKEQLVFAPIDFRT, from the coding sequence ATGTCAGACAAGCGACCTTCATATCCTAGAAATAGTAAAGTTCCCTTACCTCCAGTAAATGCGGAGTATTATACTACAGTATGTAGATTCTGCAATACAGGCTGTGGATATCAAGTTTATGTATTCCCAGCAGATAAAGCAGGAGAGCCTCAAGCTGGAAAAAATGCCTTAGTTTGGAACGTTGTAGATAAGATCTATGATAGAAATCTTAAGGATTATAAGGCTGACTATACAGCTCCAGCTCCACCTTTAGGAGCACTGGTTGGAGAACCATGGATAGGAGAAGGAATGGTATCTAAGACTATTAAGAGGAATCCAAATACAGGAGTTTGGGAAGAAGTTTACATAGAGATGGTTCCAAGCCCGGAATGTCCTGCTAATGAAGGAAACTATTCGCCCAGAGGAGGTAGGAATGCAAAAAGGATTTGGAGTACTTTTATAAGTGATGATGGATCTGGATTTGCTCAATATTGGGCTAGAGCTAAAAATCCCATGGTAAGATTTAACGGTTCGCTTCAAGCTGTTTCTTGGGAATATGCTATAGACGTAGTAGCTAGAGTTCTTAAATACTATTTAGATCATGAAACATACGAATATCCAATAGGCCCTGGTGCTCTTCAATTATTTGTTGATAGAGTAACGCACGGAGGCGGACAAGGAGGAGGAAATATTACAACAATGGTGGCTAGTTTGTTTTTCCATTTAGCTATGGCATCGCCAATGATAAGGTCTCATTATCAGCCTACTTTAACAATGACTACAGCAGGATTTATAGATGCAGCACAAGACCCTGATAATTCAAGTATGTTAGATATTTCAATAGCAGATTCTATAGTTATTTGGGGTGCTAACGAATATTCTACATCTACAGTTAATTTTATTCAACATATGTTTGATAACCTTAAGGGAATTACTCAAACTCGGAAGAAGAAATATTTCGAGCCAGGAGAACCTATACCTCCAACGCAAATGGCCATAGTGGAGGTACGAAATACTGAAACTGTAAAGGCTGCGGAAGCTGCAGCTCCAAATCCAAAAGAACAAGTGCTTTACGTTCAAGTGAATCCTGGTACAGACACTGTTTTGATTAATGCTGTTGCAGCATATATTTATTCTACATATCCGGACGTAGTTAAACATTTTGTATCCTTATACGAAAATGCCAAGGTATACGGATTTAAGTGGATGTCTAGTAGTTATCAGGATTATGTAAAGGAAATATTGACGTCAAAGCCATTAGAAGAAATATTAAACGACGCTTCAAAGACTACTGGAGTTCCGGTTGATACAATTAAGAGATTGGGAGACATTATTGCGAAGCCTAAAATAGGTACAGATGGTAAGGTATACTATAGGAGAACTGTAATAGAATATGAGAAGGGATTAATTTGGACTATAAATTATTTACCTCAATATGCTTTAGCTAATATGTGCATGATAAGCGGAGCTCTCTCTGGTAGGCCAGGATGCGGATGTCAAATAACAGGAGGCCATCAAAGAGGATACGCTGGACCTAATCCGCCTCCAACTCCATGGTCCGATGGGATAAGAGATTGGATATCTCGTCCTTCTAAAACTATTTATGAAGAATATACAAAGACGCTGTATCCAGCAGTAGATAAATATCTTCCAATAATAGATTCTAGGCTAATTAGTGGACAAGGAAAGATATTCTATACCTTTGATGCAAATCCATTTAAATTATCATATAATATACCAAAACTACAACAAGTGGTAAATAGAAGAGCGCAAGCACTTTCTAATTATATTAACGGAGTCTCAGGTTTGGGTGACGTTAGTGAGAAAGTAGGAGATACGTTTAATGTTGACGCAGTTAAAAAGACTAATCCAGAATTTCCTACCTCAGAGGAATACGCTAATTTAATCATTGATGGTCTTAATAAAGTGTCTGGTGCTTTATTTGTAATTCTTCAGGATTCTTATCTAGATCAGAACTTTTTAGGACAGTATTCAGCTCATGTAGTATTACCTTCTGCAGTGAATAATGGAGAAATGTACGAAATGAGATATAATGCTCATGAGAGAAGATTTAGGCTAAGTGAGGCTTTCCACGATCCGCCTGGAGAGGCAATGCCGGACCCATGGATATATGGTATGATATCATATAGAATATATCAACTTTACGAAGAAGAAGGTAGACAGTCTTCTGCACAAGCTCAAAGGATTTACAAGGCATTCAATCCTCTATGGACTTATCTTAAGAAGTATATGAAACCTAATGCTCCTTTGATGGAAAAGATTCCATTCTCCCATAGATATGAAGATTATGATTGGTTTAATATAGCTAATGATTTCTGGGTAACATATGTAGCTAACGCAGATACCTTCTTTGGTAAAAGTGGGATAAATTGGCCTTATGGTTGGACTATAATTCATTGGTCTCCTGGATGGAAATATATGAACTTAAAGAAGTTTAAATTGCTAAGGACTGTAGGAGAAGTTTTACCTATAGTTGGCGCAGAGGATAATCCAAACGGTGGTTTTACAGTATATGGGGTTGTGAATCTTGCAGAGCCTGGCATACATGGCAAATTTAGGGTAGAGAAAATAATAGTCGATCCTTCGCAATCAGTTACAGTAGGCACTATAACTTTACCATTAATAATCAGAGAACTTGGATATATGACGTTGGACGAAGTTAGGGAAAAATTCGGCTATGATCTTTTACCTTGGGTAATAAATACTTTCTATCCATGGCCTGCCTATTTCCCTGGATATTATGGCTATATGAAGGAGGCAAGGCAGAAGTATAAATATAATGCAAACAATGGCAGATGGGAAATATTATGGCAATCGTGTTGGCCAGATTTTGAAGTACCAGAGATAAGATCTAGAGTACCATACGTATTTATAATGATAAGTAAGGAAGATGCCGATAATGAAGGACTTAAGAACGGAGATATAGTGGAAGTGTATAATGATTATGGAACGCTAACTGGCGTTATATGGATATCAAATACTGCTTCGCCTGGAGTATTGTTTATAGCAATGGCTAATCCACACCAGCAGGCTGCTAACTTAATAACTTTACCTAACGTAGATCCAGCAACAGGAAATTGGACTTTTAAGATGACATGGGCTAATATAAAGAAAATAGGATCTCTTCCAGAGATTGAAAAAGAACAATTAGTATTTGCACCAATAGATTTTCGTACGTAA